A genomic region of Lysinibacillus sp. 2017 contains the following coding sequences:
- a CDS encoding sodium-dependent transporter, with amino-acid sequence MEKSKGQWSSKLGFVLASAGAAIGLGAIWKMPYVAGQSGGGAFFLIFVILTVIIGLPMLLSEYIIGRGSQKEAVTAYKVLAPNTKAWAWIGKLGIIGCFLLLSFYSVVGGWIFVYSGVSVVGKVIEPTVGAGAFFDQVTGTPWIALLGLALFTIANIVVIALGVQNGIEKANKFMMPLLFIMFFVLVIRAVTLDGAMEGIKFFLYPDFSSITGESILYALGQSFFALAVGFSCLVTYSSYLKKEVSLPNSAGSVVGLSIFVSFLAGLAIFPVVFAFDMEVTSGPPLLFMVLPAAFSQMPFGELFLALFLLLFLFATLTSAFSLYEIIVAAVIEKWSISRGKIATLIGILIFMASIPSTLSYSSLSEVEIFGRSIFNFTDFIVSNILLPVGNLLIAIFVMHVMDKKIVRKELLEGSKLGEGFYKTYRFLMTFVVPTVIVIVLGYLVFQY; translated from the coding sequence ATGGAGAAGAGTAAAGGACAGTGGTCAAGTAAGTTAGGATTCGTATTGGCGTCTGCAGGTGCAGCAATCGGATTAGGTGCGATTTGGAAAATGCCATATGTAGCCGGGCAAAGTGGTGGCGGCGCATTCTTTTTAATTTTTGTAATTTTAACAGTTATCATTGGTTTACCAATGTTGTTATCGGAATATATTATCGGACGAGGTTCACAAAAAGAGGCAGTAACTGCTTATAAAGTATTAGCACCGAACACTAAGGCGTGGGCTTGGATTGGTAAGCTAGGCATTATCGGTTGCTTTTTATTATTATCGTTTTACAGTGTAGTTGGTGGATGGATTTTTGTTTATAGCGGCGTTTCCGTTGTGGGAAAAGTCATTGAACCTACTGTGGGCGCAGGTGCGTTTTTTGATCAAGTTACAGGGACACCGTGGATTGCTTTACTGGGTTTAGCATTATTCACAATTGCGAATATAGTTGTTATCGCACTGGGTGTTCAAAATGGCATTGAAAAAGCAAATAAGTTTATGATGCCGCTGTTATTTATTATGTTCTTTGTTTTAGTTATTCGCGCGGTCACTTTAGATGGTGCAATGGAAGGCATTAAGTTTTTCTTATATCCTGACTTTTCGAGTATCACAGGGGAATCGATTTTATATGCATTAGGGCAATCGTTTTTTGCTTTGGCGGTTGGTTTTTCATGTTTAGTTACATATAGCTCGTATTTAAAGAAAGAGGTCAGCTTACCGAATTCTGCGGGTTCAGTTGTAGGCTTAAGCATCTTTGTATCGTTTTTAGCGGGCTTAGCAATATTCCCAGTTGTTTTTGCGTTTGATATGGAAGTCACAAGTGGACCACCATTATTATTTATGGTACTACCAGCAGCGTTTTCACAAATGCCATTTGGTGAACTATTTTTAGCACTGTTTTTATTATTATTTTTATTCGCAACGTTAACATCGGCCTTTAGTTTGTACGAAATTATTGTTGCAGCTGTCATTGAAAAATGGTCAATTTCACGCGGCAAAATCGCGACGTTAATTGGGATACTCATTTTTATGGCATCAATTCCGTCAACGCTTTCTTATAGTAGCTTATCGGAAGTGGAGATTTTTGGGCGTAGCATTTTTAATTTTACTGATTTTATTGTCTCGAATATTCTACTACCAGTTGGAAATTTACTAATTGCGATTTTTGTTATGCATGTGATGGACAAGAAGATCGTGAGAAAAGAATTACTTGAAGGCAGTAAATTGGGCGAAGGCTTTTATAAAACGTACCGCTTTTTAATGACATTTGTTGTCCCCACTGTCATAGTCATTGTGTTAGGTTATTTAGTATTCCAATATTAA
- a CDS encoding DUF4085 family protein, whose product MFDLSIDTQNKVDTAYILYFSEEEPDPEYVAIQLAALKQQLSYIPTQFHEAILNETIYKNKISYNHYMLWCEQVMADYEDMRTGAINRRQQIIGKLSESGNQVFRETLHDGDILRVERIGDNVKVLLDMRGGFTPKSMIELTFIDAKDSGILDYNYVYDELIETATGFGLRVLSGSPYLQWTIFFKDVTAKYLFRPNAFNEREHYSEWNQFKSALNSKLHYYIVEQFQFVEIRISELEQRNNGIYAGAIFLGDTVEQAIERIYCDTYEDPYAYFSEMVSVSELEQAALSSDKSLRVRAFNTMFEHGEAVATIVNRVLRVIEVEEHEEMLMEITASHFDKLGSLDSDVKNRWLK is encoded by the coding sequence ATGTTTGATTTATCAATCGACACCCAAAACAAAGTGGATACAGCATATATTTTATATTTTTCAGAAGAAGAACCAGATCCAGAATATGTTGCAATTCAATTAGCGGCATTAAAACAGCAGCTTTCATACATACCAACCCAATTTCATGAGGCAATTTTAAATGAAACCATCTATAAAAATAAAATAAGCTATAACCACTACATGCTGTGGTGTGAGCAAGTAATGGCTGATTATGAAGACATGCGTACAGGCGCAATTAATCGTAGGCAGCAAATCATCGGAAAGCTGAGTGAATCGGGTAATCAAGTATTTCGCGAAACACTTCATGACGGTGACATTTTAAGAGTGGAGCGAATAGGTGACAATGTAAAAGTTTTACTTGATATGCGTGGAGGTTTTACGCCAAAGTCTATGATTGAGCTGACATTTATAGATGCGAAGGATAGTGGCATATTAGATTACAACTATGTTTATGATGAACTGATTGAAACAGCTACAGGTTTTGGATTGCGTGTGCTTTCTGGGTCCCCTTATTTACAATGGACGATTTTTTTCAAAGATGTCACAGCTAAGTATTTATTTCGTCCAAATGCTTTTAATGAAAGAGAGCACTATTCAGAGTGGAATCAATTTAAGTCAGCACTCAATTCAAAACTGCACTATTATATCGTGGAACAATTTCAATTTGTTGAAATTCGTATAAGCGAACTGGAACAACGGAATAATGGGATATATGCAGGCGCTATTTTTCTTGGCGACACAGTGGAGCAAGCAATTGAGCGTATTTACTGCGATACCTATGAAGATCCGTACGCTTACTTTAGTGAGATGGTGTCAGTTAGTGAATTAGAACAAGCTGCGCTAAGTAGTGATAAATCCTTACGAGTTCGAGCGTTTAATACGATGTTTGAGCATGGTGAAGCAGTCGCCACAATCGTCAACCGTGTGCTGCGTGTCATTGAAGTGGAAGAACATGAAGAAATGTTAATGGAAATTACCGCGAGTCACTTTGATAAGCTTGGTTCCTTAGATTCGGACGTAAAAAATCGATGGTTAAAGTAA
- a CDS encoding rhodanese-related sulfurtransferase — protein sequence MNYQVLLYYHYTTIEDPAAFSEVHLQACKEIGLKGRILVATEGINGTVSGTVEQTEQYMTMMKADPLFDGIVFKIDVVEGHTFKKMHVRPRPELVNLGLEEDVNPHELTGRHLSPEQFLEEMQDENTVVLDVRNTYEYDVGHFRGAIRPEVKNFRDTPEWVRENKELFEGKNVLTYCTGGIRCEKFSGWMKREGFGDVGQLHGGVATYGKDPVAKGQLWDGQMYVFDERLTVPINQVEHVVVGRDHYDGTPCERYINCANPECNAQIIASEENEAKHLGGCTMDCTKHERNRYIVRHNLTEEQVAQAIQLLEA from the coding sequence ATGAATTATCAAGTATTATTATATTATCATTACACAACAATCGAAGACCCAGCGGCATTTTCTGAAGTGCACTTACAAGCGTGTAAAGAAATTGGTTTAAAAGGTCGTATCTTAGTTGCGACAGAAGGTATTAACGGTACGGTTTCTGGAACTGTAGAGCAAACAGAACAGTATATGACTATGATGAAAGCGGATCCGTTATTTGATGGAATCGTATTTAAAATAGATGTAGTAGAAGGGCATACGTTTAAAAAAATGCATGTACGTCCTCGTCCAGAACTAGTGAATTTGGGTTTAGAAGAAGACGTGAACCCACATGAATTAACAGGGCGTCATTTATCACCTGAACAATTCCTAGAAGAAATGCAAGATGAAAATACAGTTGTTTTAGATGTACGTAACACATATGAATATGATGTCGGCCATTTCCGTGGTGCGATTCGACCTGAAGTAAAAAACTTCCGCGATACACCAGAATGGGTACGTGAGAATAAAGAGCTTTTCGAAGGGAAAAATGTGTTAACGTATTGTACAGGCGGAATTCGCTGCGAAAAATTCTCAGGCTGGATGAAGCGTGAAGGATTTGGCGATGTAGGTCAATTGCACGGTGGTGTTGCGACTTACGGCAAGGACCCTGTAGCGAAAGGTCAATTATGGGACGGGCAAATGTACGTGTTTGATGAGCGTTTAACCGTGCCGATTAACCAAGTAGAACATGTTGTAGTTGGTCGTGACCACTATGATGGAACACCTTGTGAACGTTATATTAATTGCGCCAACCCTGAATGTAATGCACAAATCATTGCATCAGAGGAAAACGAAGCAAAACACTTAGGTGGTTGTACAATGGACTGTACAAAGCATGAACGGAACCGTTATATTGTGCGTCATAACTTAACGGAAGAACAAGTAGCGCAAGCAATTCAATTATTAGAAGCATAA
- a CDS encoding vitamin B12-dependent ribonucleotide reductase gives MASVIEETIQVNQLNQDIEQFPQVHPITSDMHITHRGVSRLVMIDRYSFKDTEKKTLKVGDFVVLTVKQDPKFPARGLGIIQSINLDKKTASILIEEDYRHVLDGDEQTTGVVERSLDIIEKPLEIYYEQIAKRNATGLAAVEKTEEKRKEWFEKFYEQLVALNFIPAGRVIYGAGSETEVTFFNCYVMPFVADSREGISDHRKQVMEIMSRGGGVGTNGSTLRPRNTLARGVNGKSSGSVSWLDDIAKLTHLVEQGGSRRGAQMIMLADWHPDIVEFIISKMQNPRILRYLMENTEDETIIRMAKEKLKFKALTSQEDAMYQGILNFKNIEGFGGFNEAIIRDAETKLRDGGTFSVHNPDFLTGANISVTLTKEFMDAVETDGEFPLRFPDVANYTPEQMKDYNEKWHEVGDVREWEKLGYPVRTYRTIKAKELWNLINICATYAAEPGIFFIDNANDMTNAKAYGQQVVATNPCGEQPLAPYSVCNLAAVNLAQFANKETKTVDFDALRKTVQVGVRMQDNVIDATPYFLEDNKKQALGERRVGLGVMGLADLLIYCEKEYGSEDGNKLVDEIFKTIAIAAYEQSIELATERGSFPFLQGETDAETARLREAFINTGFMKKMPQHIREGVIASGIRNSHLLTVAPTGSTGTMVGVATGLEPYFSFTYYRSGRLGKFIEVKAEIVKEYLDKNPGVDEANLPNWFKSSMELSAEAHADVQCIIQNWIDSSISKTVNAPKGYGVEQVQKVYERLYNGGAKGGTVYVDGSRDTQVLTLKAEESSVDNQLEFEELKQSEVEIKRQVVLVDTIKPLTDTDVTIGSEVGNTCPVCRQGTVEEMGGCNTCTNCGAQLKCGL, from the coding sequence GTGGCAAGTGTTATAGAAGAAACCATCCAAGTCAATCAGTTAAATCAAGATATCGAGCAGTTTCCTCAAGTACATCCGATTACATCGGATATGCATATTACCCATAGAGGTGTGTCTCGTCTGGTTATGATTGACCGTTATTCTTTTAAAGATACGGAAAAGAAAACATTAAAAGTAGGAGATTTTGTTGTATTAACCGTAAAACAAGATCCAAAATTCCCTGCACGTGGATTAGGGATTATTCAATCGATTAATCTAGATAAAAAAACGGCATCGATTTTAATTGAAGAAGATTACCGACATGTATTAGATGGGGACGAGCAAACAACAGGTGTTGTCGAACGCTCTTTAGATATAATCGAAAAACCTTTAGAAATTTATTATGAGCAAATTGCCAAACGTAATGCGACGGGCTTAGCTGCTGTTGAAAAAACAGAAGAAAAGCGCAAAGAATGGTTTGAAAAGTTTTATGAACAATTAGTAGCACTTAACTTTATTCCTGCAGGTCGTGTAATTTATGGTGCTGGCTCTGAAACCGAAGTAACATTCTTTAACTGCTACGTTATGCCATTTGTTGCGGATTCTCGTGAAGGCATTAGTGATCACCGTAAGCAAGTAATGGAAATTATGAGTCGCGGTGGTGGTGTTGGTACGAATGGTTCAACACTTCGTCCACGTAACACGTTGGCACGTGGGGTAAATGGTAAATCATCTGGTTCGGTAAGTTGGTTAGATGATATTGCGAAGTTAACACATCTTGTTGAACAAGGTGGATCACGTCGTGGTGCTCAAATGATCATGTTAGCGGATTGGCATCCAGATATCGTGGAGTTCATCATTTCTAAAATGCAAAATCCACGTATTTTACGCTACTTAATGGAAAATACAGAAGATGAAACAATCATCCGTATGGCGAAAGAAAAGCTAAAATTCAAAGCGTTAACATCACAAGAAGACGCAATGTATCAAGGTATCTTAAACTTCAAAAACATTGAAGGTTTCGGGGGCTTTAACGAAGCTATTATCCGCGATGCTGAAACAAAACTTCGTGATGGTGGTACGTTCTCTGTACACAATCCAGATTTCTTAACGGGTGCGAATATTTCGGTTACATTAACGAAAGAGTTCATGGATGCTGTTGAAACAGATGGTGAATTCCCATTACGTTTCCCAGATGTAGCAAACTACACACCAGAGCAAATGAAAGACTACAACGAAAAATGGCATGAAGTAGGCGACGTTCGTGAATGGGAAAAGCTTGGTTATCCAGTGCGCACATACCGTACAATTAAAGCAAAAGAGCTTTGGAATTTAATTAATATTTGTGCAACATATGCTGCAGAGCCAGGTATTTTCTTCATCGATAACGCCAACGACATGACAAATGCGAAAGCATATGGTCAACAAGTTGTAGCAACCAATCCATGTGGAGAACAACCACTAGCACCATACTCAGTATGTAACTTAGCTGCGGTAAACTTAGCGCAGTTTGCTAATAAAGAAACAAAAACAGTTGATTTTGATGCCTTACGTAAAACGGTTCAAGTTGGCGTACGCATGCAAGACAACGTAATCGATGCAACACCTTACTTCTTAGAAGATAACAAAAAACAAGCTCTTGGTGAACGTCGAGTTGGTCTTGGTGTTATGGGTCTTGCTGATTTACTTATTTACTGTGAAAAAGAATACGGTTCAGAAGATGGCAACAAACTTGTTGATGAAATCTTTAAAACAATTGCGATTGCAGCTTATGAACAATCAATCGAGTTAGCTACAGAGCGCGGAAGCTTCCCATTCTTACAAGGTGAAACAGATGCGGAAACAGCTCGTTTACGTGAAGCATTTATTAATACAGGCTTCATGAAGAAAATGCCTCAGCATATTCGTGAAGGCGTTATTGCTAGCGGTATTCGTAACTCACACTTATTAACAGTTGCACCAACAGGAAGTACAGGTACAATGGTAGGTGTAGCGACAGGACTTGAACCTTACTTCAGCTTTACTTACTACCGTTCAGGTCGTTTAGGGAAGTTCATTGAAGTGAAGGCAGAAATCGTAAAAGAATATTTAGATAAAAATCCAGGTGTAGATGAAGCAAACTTACCAAACTGGTTCAAATCTTCAATGGAACTTTCTGCGGAAGCTCATGCGGATGTACAATGTATCATCCAAAACTGGATTGATTCATCGATTTCGAAAACTGTAAACGCACCAAAGGGCTACGGTGTAGAGCAAGTACAAAAAGTGTACGAGCGTTTATACAATGGTGGCGCTAAAGGTGGTACTGTTTACGTAGATGGTTCTCGTGATACACAAGTATTAACGTTAAAAGCCGAAGAATCAAGTGTAGATAACCAATTAGAATTTGAAGAATTAAAACAATCAGAAGTCGAAATAAAGCGTCAAGTAGTATTAGTGGATACGATTAAACCATTAACAGATACAGACGTAACAATCGGCTCAGAAGTAGGTAATACATGCCCAGTTTGCCGTCAAGGTACGGTAGAGGAAATGGGTGGCTGCAATACATGTACAAACTGTGGTGCACAGCTGAAATGTGGATTATAA
- a CDS encoding biotin/lipoate A/B protein ligase family protein has translation MALDEALLDWHSEGSIPPIIRFYEWNPATLSIGYFQQVKRDINMQAVKEQDLGFVRRPTGGRAVLHDQELTYSVIVSEAYPEMPTTVTEAYRVISEGILLGFQNLGLDAYFSVPDSQEKFDDLKKPKSAVCFDAPSWYELVVEGKKVAGSAQTRQKGVILQHGAILLDLDEERLLSVFNFETEESKEKMRKKLPEKAVAMNQFSEIPFTIEQCVEAFSKGFEQALHIELVPYELSEKQLQYVEQLAQNKYASDEWNFKK, from the coding sequence ATGGCATTGGATGAGGCATTACTCGATTGGCATAGTGAAGGTAGTATTCCACCAATTATTCGATTTTATGAATGGAATCCAGCCACACTTTCAATTGGTTATTTCCAACAAGTCAAACGTGATATTAATATGCAAGCAGTAAAAGAGCAAGATTTAGGCTTTGTTCGTCGTCCTACTGGTGGGCGTGCGGTGTTGCATGATCAAGAACTTACATACTCGGTAATCGTATCAGAAGCTTATCCAGAGATGCCAACGACTGTTACAGAAGCTTATCGTGTTATTAGTGAGGGAATTTTACTTGGGTTTCAGAATCTTGGTTTAGATGCGTATTTCAGTGTACCTGATTCGCAAGAAAAATTTGATGACTTAAAAAAGCCGAAAAGTGCGGTTTGCTTTGATGCACCGAGTTGGTATGAGCTCGTTGTGGAAGGGAAAAAAGTAGCAGGTAGTGCCCAAACACGTCAAAAAGGTGTTATTTTACAACATGGAGCAATTCTTTTAGATTTAGATGAAGAGCGATTATTATCTGTTTTTAACTTTGAGACAGAAGAATCAAAGGAAAAAATGCGCAAAAAATTACCAGAGAAAGCTGTAGCGATGAATCAGTTTTCCGAAATACCATTTACAATTGAACAATGTGTTGAAGCTTTTTCGAAAGGTTTTGAACAAGCGTTGCATATTGAACTCGTTCCGTATGAGCTATCGGAGAAACAATTACAATATGTGGAACAGTTGGCACAAAATAAATATGCATCGGATGAGTGGAATTTCAAAAAATAG
- a CDS encoding rhodanese-like domain-containing protein: MTILYTLLAILVIIVVYIVVNSLRLKKAVTNLTQEQFIEGYRKAQLIDLREPKEFEAGHILGARNIPMTQFNNRHKEVRPDLPVYLYCQNSGRSARAALNLKKKGYTQIYQLQGGFKTWTGKVKSK, encoded by the coding sequence GTGACAATTTTATACACACTATTGGCTATCTTAGTCATCATCGTAGTTTACATTGTTGTAAACTCATTACGCTTAAAAAAAGCGGTGACAAACTTAACACAAGAACAATTTATCGAAGGCTACCGTAAAGCACAATTAATCGATTTACGCGAACCTAAAGAATTTGAAGCGGGTCACATTTTAGGTGCTCGTAACATCCCGATGACGCAATTCAACAATCGTCATAAAGAAGTTCGTCCAGACTTACCCGTATATCTTTACTGCCAAAACTCTGGTCGCAGTGCACGTGCTGCATTAAACTTAAAGAAAAAAGGCTATACTCAAATTTACCAATTACAAGGCGGCTTCAAAACTTGGACAGGTAAAGTAAAATCAAAATAA
- the gcvPB gene encoding aminomethyl-transferring glycine dehydrogenase subunit GcvPB, with translation MNNDNQSLIFEITKEGRVGYNLEPLDVPDFDLSELLPAELVRQEPAELPEVFELDLMRHYTALSRRNHGVDSGFYPLGSCTMKYNPKINETVARYSGFANVHPLQDESTVQGAMELLYDLQTSLQEITGMDEVTLQPAAGAHGEWTALMMIRAFHEANGEGHRNKVIVPDSAHGTNPASASVAGFETITIKSGEDGLVDLEDLRRVVGSDTAALMLTNPNTLGLFEENILDMAEIVHGVGGKVYYDGANLNAVMSKARPGDMGFDCVHLNLHKTFTGPHGGGGPGSGPVGVKAGLIPFLPKPVLVKLEDGSFHFDYNRPQSIGRVKPYYGNFGINVRAYTYIRTMGPDGLKAVTEYAVLNANYMMRRLEEHFDLPYNRHCKHEFVLSGRRQKKLGVRTLDIAKRLLDFGYHPPTVYFPLNVEEGIMIEPTETESKETLDAFCDAMIQIAQETIDNPSIVQEAPHTTVVNRLDETRAARTPVLRYTKQEAVTIQ, from the coding sequence ATGAATAACGATAACCAATCACTCATTTTTGAAATTACAAAAGAAGGCCGTGTAGGATATAACCTAGAGCCACTTGATGTGCCAGACTTCGATTTATCTGAATTATTACCAGCTGAGTTAGTACGTCAAGAGCCAGCCGAGCTTCCAGAGGTATTTGAGCTGGACCTTATGCGTCACTATACAGCACTTTCTCGTCGTAACCACGGTGTAGACTCAGGCTTCTACCCACTTGGTTCATGCACGATGAAATACAACCCAAAAATTAATGAAACAGTCGCTCGCTATTCTGGCTTTGCGAACGTTCACCCATTGCAAGACGAATCAACAGTACAAGGGGCAATGGAACTTTTATATGACCTACAAACATCTTTACAAGAAATTACAGGCATGGATGAAGTGACATTACAACCAGCAGCGGGAGCACACGGTGAATGGACAGCTTTAATGATGATTCGCGCATTCCACGAAGCAAATGGTGAAGGTCACCGCAATAAAGTAATCGTCCCTGACTCAGCACATGGAACTAACCCAGCTTCTGCATCTGTTGCAGGATTTGAAACAATTACAATTAAATCTGGTGAAGACGGCTTAGTAGATTTAGAAGATCTGCGCCGTGTTGTGGGTTCTGATACAGCAGCATTAATGTTAACAAACCCAAATACACTAGGTTTATTTGAAGAAAATATTTTAGATATGGCAGAAATCGTTCACGGTGTTGGCGGTAAGGTTTACTATGATGGAGCCAACTTAAATGCGGTTATGAGCAAGGCGCGCCCTGGTGATATGGGCTTTGACTGTGTACATTTAAACTTACACAAAACATTCACTGGCCCACACGGTGGCGGTGGTCCAGGTTCAGGTCCAGTAGGGGTGAAAGCAGGTTTAATCCCATTCTTACCAAAACCAGTATTAGTAAAATTAGAAGATGGCTCATTCCACTTTGACTATAACCGTCCACAATCAATCGGTCGTGTAAAACCTTATTACGGGAACTTTGGCATTAATGTTCGTGCCTACACATACATCCGTACAATGGGTCCAGACGGCTTAAAAGCGGTAACAGAATATGCGGTATTAAACGCAAACTACATGATGCGTCGTTTAGAAGAACATTTCGACCTTCCATACAACCGTCATTGTAAACATGAATTTGTCTTATCAGGTCGTCGTCAAAAGAAATTAGGCGTACGTACTTTGGATATTGCAAAACGTCTGCTTGACTTTGGTTACCATCCACCAACAGTTTACTTCCCGTTAAACGTGGAGGAGGGCATTATGATCGAACCAACTGAAACAGAATCAAAAGAAACATTAGATGCATTCTGTGATGCGATGATTCAAATTGCACAAGAAACGATTGATAACCCATCAATCGTACAAGAAGCACCACATACGACAGTTGTCAATCGTTTAGATGAAACACGAGCTGCGCGTACCCCAGTATTACGTTATACAAAACAAGAAGCAGTGACTATCCAATAA
- the gcvPA gene encoding aminomethyl-transferring glycine dehydrogenase subunit GcvPA: MKHRYLPMTEQDAQEMLQTIGVSTIDELFADIPEKVRFQGEYNIKAAKSEAALMKELAQLAAKNKDTACNVSFLGAGVYNHYKPVVVDHVISRSEFYTAYTPYQPEISQGELQAIFEFQTMIAELTGMDLANSSMYDGGTALAEAGMLAAGHTRRKKLLVSGAVHPEYKDVVATYAYGQSIEVVTVPTKDGVTDIEALKGLVDDQTAAVIVQYPNFFGQVENLQPLADIAHDAKGLFIVSSNPLALGVLTPPGKLGADITVGDAQPFGISEAFGGPHCGFFAVTNKLMRKVPGRLVGETVDQDGRRGYVLTLQAREQHIRRDKATSNICSNQALLALAASVAMSALGKQGVQEMAKQNIVKTRYAKNEFEAAGFEVVFQGAHFNEIVVKANKSITEINKALIKKGIIGGFDLGRVYPELENHALIAVTEIRTKEEIDALVAEMGSHNE; this comes from the coding sequence ATGAAACATCGTTATTTACCAATGACAGAACAAGACGCGCAAGAAATGTTACAAACAATTGGCGTTTCTACAATTGATGAGCTATTCGCGGATATTCCAGAAAAAGTACGCTTCCAAGGTGAGTACAACATTAAGGCAGCAAAATCTGAAGCAGCATTAATGAAAGAATTAGCGCAACTTGCAGCGAAAAATAAAGATACTGCTTGTAACGTATCATTCCTTGGTGCAGGTGTTTACAATCACTACAAACCAGTTGTAGTTGATCATGTCATTTCTCGTTCAGAGTTTTATACAGCGTATACACCTTATCAACCTGAAATTTCTCAAGGCGAATTACAAGCGATTTTTGAGTTTCAAACAATGATTGCTGAACTTACTGGAATGGACCTTGCCAACTCATCTATGTATGATGGCGGTACAGCATTAGCTGAAGCAGGTATGCTAGCTGCAGGGCATACACGTCGAAAAAAATTACTTGTTTCAGGTGCTGTCCACCCAGAATACAAAGATGTTGTGGCAACTTATGCATACGGCCAATCAATTGAAGTTGTAACGGTTCCTACAAAAGATGGAGTAACAGATATTGAAGCACTTAAAGGCTTAGTAGATGATCAAACTGCGGCTGTTATTGTGCAATATCCAAACTTCTTCGGTCAAGTTGAAAACTTACAACCGCTTGCAGATATTGCGCATGATGCGAAAGGATTATTCATCGTTTCTTCTAACCCATTAGCACTTGGCGTATTAACTCCTCCAGGTAAACTTGGCGCAGATATAACAGTAGGTGATGCGCAACCATTTGGTATTTCTGAAGCGTTTGGTGGTCCACACTGTGGTTTCTTCGCCGTAACAAATAAATTAATGCGTAAAGTTCCAGGCCGTTTAGTTGGTGAAACAGTAGACCAAGATGGTCGTCGTGGATACGTTTTAACTTTACAAGCACGTGAGCAACATATTCGTCGTGACAAAGCGACATCGAATATTTGTTCGAACCAAGCATTACTAGCACTTGCAGCATCAGTTGCGATGTCAGCTCTTGGTAAACAAGGCGTACAAGAAATGGCGAAGCAAAATATCGTTAAAACGCGCTATGCAAAAAATGAATTTGAAGCAGCTGGATTTGAAGTTGTTTTCCAAGGCGCTCACTTCAATGAAATCGTAGTAAAAGCAAACAAATCAATTACTGAAATTAACAAAGCTTTAATCAAAAAAGGGATTATTGGTGGTTTTGATTTAGGTCGCGTTTACCCTGAATTAGAAAATCATGCGTTAATCGCTGTTACGGAAATTCGTACAAAAGAAGAAATTGATGCATTAGTTGCAGAAATGGGGTCTCACAATGAATAA